GGATTTTAACATTATTGACTTTAATTCACTCTTAGTCTTATTTCCATATGGAAAATTTTTTTTATCTGCAAAATACAAAATGTTCTCAGAGGGAACAATCTTTCTCAATTCTCTCACAACAGATAGCGAACCCAATCCTGAATCAAAAACTGCAATTGGTCTATATAGCATAACTAACAGTATTTAATAAGAGGTAAAAATGTTTGAAATATAATTACTTTCCAATACAACAATTACCCTCAGGAATATGATATCCATGTGGACAGATCTTGGGATGTTTTAACAGGGTGCATAGTGCATCGGTAAAAATTTCTTTCATATGATGTTCAATGCCACAAACCATCTCCTCATCTACATCGATTTTTAAGGCATCTTTCATAAGTACTTCTAACAGTCGAGTGTTTCGTATCATTTTTTTCCCGATGTTCTCACCCTCTTTTGTAAGTGTCACTATGGAACCCTTTTTATAATCAATTAAAAGAGAATCATTTAATTTATGAAGCATTTGAACCACTGATGGTTGTGTAACATTTAAAATTTT
This Candidatus Nitrosocosmicus oleophilus DNA region includes the following protein-coding sequences:
- a CDS encoding metal-dependent transcriptional regulator, which translates into the protein MYLKAMWSITESGQELKVSSIAKILNVTQPSVVQMLHKLNDSLLIDYKKGSIVTLTKEGENIGKKMIRNTRLLEVLMKDALKIDVDEEMVCGIEHHMKEIFTDALCTLLKHPKICPHGYHIPEGNCCIGK